AGCAAATTTGGAAACATCTCTATTAGCTATATTTGATAATGTTGCTTCACTATATCCAGATAAAAATATTGAAATGACTAAATATATCGATAGTGATATGACAGAGGATAAAAGATTAATTAGGTTGATTTCAATAATATCAAAAGAACTTATAAATAATGTATATAAGCATTCAGATGCGAAATATTTATATTATAAACTTTATAAAAAAGGAAATTTTGTATATATAGATATGGAAAGTGATGGTGCAAGATCAGATGATTTTAATAAAATTAAGGAATCTAAAAGAGGGGTCTTGTTGCTTAAACTTTTGATAGATTCAAATTCAGGAAATATTTCTTATGGATTAAACAATGGAATACTTACAACAAGAGTTAGCTTGGAGGTGGGAAAAGATGAAAATTATTTTGCTTGATGACCATAAATTATTTGGGGAATCTCTTAAGATGCTTTTAGAAGAGCAAGAAGAAATTTCATGTGCCTATGTATCAAAAGCCCAAGAGTTTTTAAAAATGATAGAAGAAGAAAACTATGATATTTTTTTAATCGACATAAATTTAAAAGATGATAAGACTGGTCTTGATTTAATTAAAGATTTGGTGGATTATAACCCAAAACAAAAGATAATAGTCTTAACCTCCTATGATTTAGATAATTATAAGGATATGGCTTTTAAGTTAGGAGTAAAGGATTTTATAAATAAGTCTGTTGAAATTGAAGAACTTTTAGAAAAAATAATAAATGTATATAAAGGAAAATTCAAGAAAATAGACAAGCACATCGCAGATCCCTTAACTAAAAGGGAGATAGAAGTATTAAAAGAGCTAATAAAGGGTGAGAGTAAAAAGAATATTGCGGGTAGACTTTATATTAGCGAGAGAACCCTTTATAATCATATAGCAAATATATACGATAAATTACAATCTAAAAATATTGTTGAAGCTTACAATAAAGCTATGGAGCTTGGCTATATCGATCCAGTCATGTAAAATTTATTGATTAAAAATATTTGGAGATTAGGATATTCTATCTCCAATTTTTTTGTAAATTTTGCAGTATTTACTCATGTAAAATAAAAATCAAGAGTATAGAATAAAAATATAAAGGAGGTTATATTTTATGCTTTATGAAAACCCTCATAGATATAAAAACGGAGATTAAACATCTTGCCAACTTATTATAATCGTAGAAATAAAAAGAAAGTGAGGGATGTTTATGTTGAAAAAATTATTAGCTACTTTTTGATCTTGCGCGTTAATATTGACTATGTTTCCTATAAATTCTTTTGCTATGGTAAATCAGTGTGAATCAAATCCAGTGAAAAAATATTAGAATTTGGGAGTTATTGAATCTGAAGAATTAAAGAGTGAAGCAACAGAAAAATTTGAAGAATTATTTAGTAAAGAGAATATTGATTATCCTAAAGAAGATTTTAAT
This sequence is a window from Anaerococcus prevotii DSM 20548. Protein-coding genes within it:
- a CDS encoding response regulator, which codes for MKIILLDDHKLFGESLKMLLEEQEEISCAYVSKAQEFLKMIEEENYDIFLIDINLKDDKTGLDLIKDLVDYNPKQKIIVLTSYDLDNYKDMAFKLGVKDFINKSVEIEELLEKIINVYKGKFKKIDKHIADPLTKREIEVLKELIKGESKKNIAGRLYISERTLYNHIANIYDKLQSKNIVEAYNKAMELGYIDPVM